A part of Pseudoliparis swirei isolate HS2019 ecotype Mariana Trench chromosome 8, NWPU_hadal_v1, whole genome shotgun sequence genomic DNA contains:
- the exoc3 gene encoding exocyst complex component 3, with the protein MEETSREAVATAVQRVAGMLQRSDQLDKVEQYRRREARKKASVEARLKAAIQSQLDGVRTGLTQLHSALLDVKDIQGSLADVSKDWRQSINTIENLKDVKDAVVQHSQLASAVENLKNIFSVPQIVSATTLLIEQGELLQAHRKLMELECSRDDLMYEQYRMDSRNASDMTLISIYFEDVQELSDELAKQLWMVLQRAIVTVRRDPTMLVSVVRIIEREEKIDRRMVDRKKQTGFIPPGRPKRWKDKMFQVLEGTVGTRIEGTQSVTREADKMWLVRLLEITRKYVLDDLIIVKNLMVQCFPQHYDTFNRFFGLYHNAVSARVTELASEDLEANEIVSMLTWVLNTYKSEEMMGHAELYSECDINKLEPLLPQDVVDELLSKYVQTFTSNITGWLRKALETDKKDWQKETEPEADQDGYYQTTLPAIVFQMFEQNLQVAAQIDGEFKEQVLKLCLKQMNTFLVRYREEAMTYKEEHLRDRQLPQCYVQYMIAIINNCQTFKESINSLKRKYSQASEPTDSDAAIERTLSDVAKQGCQFLLDEVFLDLEHHLNELLTRKWVTGSHAVDTICVTVEDYFNDFNKIKKPFSQEMTSEALRRVVVEYIKAVMQKRITFKNADERREGAERMIKEAEQFKFLFRKLAAGEDTDRLCGAIAAIAEVFKLTDPTLLFLEVTTLVSKYPDIREEHIQALLAVRGDASREMRQMIIGTLSENKVSYSGLTQPIFKDITVPTMTMTTMNTMTSMATAKLLK; encoded by the exons ATGGAGGAGACGAGTCGGGAGGCGGTTGCCACGGCGGTGCAGCGCGTGGCCGGAATGCTGCAGAGGTCCGACCAGCTGGACAAGGTGGAGCAGTACCGGAGGAGAGAGGCCCGCAAGAAGGCCTCCGTGGAAGCCCGGCTGAAG GCCGCCATCCAGTCCCAGCTGGACGGCGTGCGCACCGGGCTCACCCAGCTGCACAGCGCTCTGCTGGACGTCAAGGACATCCAGGGCTCGCTGGCCGACGTGAGCAAGGACTGGCGGCAGAGCATCAACACCATCGAGAACCTGAAGGACGTGAAGGACGCCGTGGTGCAGCACAGCCAGCTGGCCTCCGCCGTGGAGAACCTCAAGAACATCTTCTCCG tgCCTCAGATCGTGTCGGCCACCACGCTGCTGATCGAGCAGGGCGAGCTGCTGCAGGCGCACAGGAAGCTGATGGAGCTGGAGTGCTCCCGGGACGACCTCATGTACGAGCAGTACCGCATGGACAGCCGCAACGCCAGCGACATGACGCTCATCTCCATCTACTTCGAGGAC GTGCAGGAGCTGTCCGACGAGCTGGCCAAGCAGCTGTGGATGGTGCTGCAGAGGGCCATCGTCACGGTGCGGCGGGACCCCACCATGCTGGTGTCCGTGGTGCGGATCATCGAGCGGGAGGAGAAGATCGACCGCCGCATGGTGGACCGCAAGAAGCAGACGGGCTTCATCCCGCCGGGGAGACCCAAACGCTGGAAGGACAAGATGTTCCAG GTGTTGGAGGGCACGGTGGGCACCCGCATCGAGGGCACCCAGTCCGTGACGAGAGAGGCCGACAAAATGTGGCTGGTGCGCCTCCTGGAGATCACCAGGAAGTACGTTCTGGACGACCTCATCATCGTCAAGAACCTCATGGTGCAGTGCTTCCCCCAGCACTACGACACCTTCAACAG gttTTTTGGTCTCTACCACAATGCTGTGTCGGCTCGTGTCACAGAACTGGCCTCCGAGGACTTGGAGGCCAATGAGATCGTCTCCATGCTGACCTGGGTCCTCAACACATATaagag cgaGGAGATGATGGGCCATGCCGAGCTCTATTCCGAGTGTGACATCAACAAGCTGGAGCCTCTGCTGCCTCAGGACGTGGTGGACGAGCTGCTCAGCAAATACGTCCAGACGTTCACG TCCAACATCACAGGCTGGCTGCGTAAGGCCCTGGAGACGGACAAGAAGGACTGGCAGAAGGAAACGGAGCCCGAGGCGGACCAGGACGGGTACTACCAGACCACGCTGCCCGCCATCGTCTttcag atgtTCGAGCAGAACCTGCAGGTCGCTGCGCAGATCGACGGGGAGTTCAAAGAGCAGGTTCTGAAGCTGTGCCTGAAGCAGATGAACACGTTCCTCGTCAG gtacagAGAGGAGGCGATGACCTACAAAGAGGAGCACCTGAGGGACAGACAGCTGCCTCAGTGTTACGTTCAGTACATGATCGCCATCATCAACAACTGCCAGACATTCAA AGAGTCCATCAACAGCCTGAAGAGGAAGTACTCTCAGGCCTCGGAGCCCACCGACAGCGACGCCGCCATCGAGAGGACGCTCAGCGACGTGGCCAAGCAGGGCTGCCAGTTCCTGCTGGACGAGGTGTTCCTCGACCTCGAG CATCACCTGAACGAGCTGCTGACCAGGAAGTGGGTGACGGGCTCGCACGCCGTGGACACCATCTGTGTGACCGTGGAGGACTACTTCAACGACTTCAACAAGATCAAGAAGCCCTtcagtcag gagATGACGAGCGAGGCCCTGCGCAGGGTGGTGGTGGAGTACATCAAGGCGGTGATGCAGAAGAGGATCACCTTCAAGAACGCggacgagaggagggagggggccgAGAGGATGATCAAGGAGGCGGAGCAGTTCAAGTTCCTCTTCAGGAAACTGGCCGCT GGTGAAGACACGGACCGACTCTGCGGCGCCATCGCTGCCATCGCGGAAGTCTTCAAGCTGACAGACCCCACGCTGCTGTTCCTGGAGGTCACCACGCTGGTGTCCAAGTATCCcgacatcag GGAGGAGCACATCCAGGCGCTGCTGGCGGTGCGCGGCGACGCCAGCAGGGAGATGCGCCAGATGATCATCGGGACGCTCAGCGAGAACAAAGTGTCCTACTCCGGTCTCACGCAGCCCATCTTCAAAGACATCACGGTGCccaccatgaccatgaccaccATGAATACTATGACCTCCATGGCCACCGCCAAGCTGCTCAAATGA